GGATCGCGGGTAAAGGAGGGGGACAGGGGATTCGACCGGATGTCCCAAGGAGGGTCCCTCATGCGCGCGGTGATCCAGAGGGTGAGCCGGGCTTCCGTGTCCTCGGGGGGGAAACTCCTCGGCACGATCGGGCGGGGGCTGCTCGTGTTTGCCGGCTTCGGCCACGGCGACGACAGCGCGGCCGTCTCGTGGATGGCGGAGAAGATCGTCCGGCTGCGGATCTTCGAAGACGGCGCGGGGAAGATGAACCGGTCGGTCGGCGATGTCGGCGGGGGGATCCTGGTGGTTTCGCAGTTCACCCTCTACGGCGACGCCCGGAAGGGGAGCAGGCCGGGGTTCGGCGACGCGGCCGCGCCGGAGAAGGCGAACGCTCTCTACGAGGAACTGGTCCGGCGCCTGAGGGGGTTGACGGATCTGCCCGTCGAAACGGGTTCCTTCGGCGCCGTGATGGAGGTGGAACTCGTGAACGACGGCCCCGTGACGATTCTTCTCGAGCGGTAGGGAACGCCCCGTTCCTCCGCCCCGATGCTCTGGCACGGAAAGTGCGGGAACTTCTCGACGGCTGATCCCGGGTTTCCGGCGGGCAGAGGGCCGCCGGGAGCGGGCTCTACATTCCCGCCAGGTACCGGTCCACGCCCCCGGCCGCTTTTCTCCCGAAGTCGATGGCGCGCACGATGAGCGACGCCCCCGCCATGCTGTCTCCCGCCGCGAACACGCCCTGCGCGGTGGTCATCAGGCCGGAATCGACCACCAGGTTCCCCCGGGCGTCCGTTTCCAGTCCCAAGTCCCGCACGAGCGGACCGTGCTCCAGGTGGACGAACCCCGCGGCGAGCAGCACCAGGTCCGCCCTGAGCTCGAACTCCGAGCCCGGGATCTCCCGGAAGGTGCTCCGGCCGTTCTCGTCCGGCTCCGACCACTCGAGCTTTGCGCAACGCAGTTTTTCGACACCGCTCCGGCTCCCGAGAAATTCCTTCGTCGACACGCTCCATAGTCGCGTACACCCCTCCTCCTGGGAGGAGGACGTGCGCATGATGACCGGCCAGGTCGGCCAGGGGTTGTTCACCGGCCGGTCCGCGGGGGGCATCGGCAACAGTTCGAGTTGGGTGATCTCCCGGGCCCCCTGCCGGCGGCTCGTGCCGACGCAGTCCGAGCCGGTGTCGCCGCCCCCGATCACCACGACGTGCTTGTCCCGGGCG
This is a stretch of genomic DNA from Candidatus Deferrimicrobiaceae bacterium. It encodes these proteins:
- the dtd gene encoding D-aminoacyl-tRNA deacylase is translated as GSRVKEGDRGFDRMSQGGSLMRAVIQRVSRASVSSGGKLLGTIGRGLLVFAGFGHGDDSAAVSWMAEKIVRLRIFEDGAGKMNRSVGDVGGGILVVSQFTLYGDARKGSRPGFGDAAAPEKANALYEELVRRLRGLTDLPVETGSFGAVMEVELVNDGPVTILLER